A single window of Zootoca vivipara chromosome 17, rZooViv1.1, whole genome shotgun sequence DNA harbors:
- the LOC118076322 gene encoding acanthoscurrin-2 gives MSVGGGGNMCYASCPASTVTIQPPPFVLNIPGPALYCPDQNFGIEQYNPCAGYGGGYGGSGGIGGGMGGGRAIGSSGGMGIGGGSVGGDIGGAGGSVQLIRGGGRRMSGGRRYSGSGGYSSGGYGGRGGYGSDGYGGRGGYGSGGYGGSGGYSSGGYGGSGGYSSGGYGRSGGYGSGGYGGSRYSGGRRSGYGGSGGYSSRSYGGSYGGSLALLPSTACYTCY, from the coding sequence ATGTCTGTCGGAGGCGGTGGGAACATGTGTTATGCTAGCTGTCCTGCATCCACGGTGACAATACAGCCACCACCCTTCGTCCTAAATATTCCAGGACCAGCTCTCTACTGCCCTGACCAAAACTTTGGCATTGAGCAATACAACCCGTGTGCAGGCTATGGCGGTGGATATGGAGGCAGTGGAGGAATTGGGGGAGGAATGGGTGGTGGCCGTGCTATTGGTAGCAGTGGTGGGATGGGCATAGGTGGCGGCAGTGTGGGTGGTGATATTGGTGGAGCTGGAGGCAGTGTCCAACTAATAAGAGGAGGAGGACGCCGAATGAGCGGGGGACGCCGATACAGTGGCAGTGGTGGCTACAGCAGTGGTGGATATGGTGGAAGGGGTGGATACGGCAGTGACGGATACGGTGGAAGGGGTGGATACGGCAGTGGCGGATATGGTGGAAGTGGTGGATACAGCAGTGGCGGATATGGTGGAAGTGGTGGATACAGCAGTGGCGGATATGGTCGAAGTGGTGGATATGGTAGTGGTGGATATGGTGGCAGTAGATACTCTGGAGGCCGCAGAAGCGGATATGGTGGAAGTGGCGGCTACAGCAGCAGGTCTTATGGCGGCTCCTATGGTGGAAGCTTGGCACTGCTGCCTAGTACCGCATGCTACACCTGCTACTGA